In Castor canadensis chromosome 6, mCasCan1.hap1v2, whole genome shotgun sequence, the genomic window ttaaaaatctataaattaaGCTATATTTATCAGAATAATGCTGTTTTCCCTTGTGCCaccaaggtaaaaagaaaaaaattctaggtaaatatttcttagaaaaaCCTACTTTTCTCAAATTAGCAAATTCAAAGCACATACTCATAAAACTGTTGTATCATCCAGTATCACTTAAACTGATTGGAGAATCACACAGAAAACAGATCTTTCACTCCAAGgtcaataaaaatataacttagAAAAGAACAGGAAAGCTAGTTATCATAATCTTCAAGCTTAAGTTCAACCTTGTTTTTGTATTACTAAAACTATATTCAGAAATTGATATAATTATGAAACAATATTCGCTATGATACTGTACCACATCCAGCTAATGACTTAGGATTGAGAAGGGAGAAACTGAAAGGACTCAGCCTAGAATTATACCAAAGTATGAAAAAATAGCATGCCTTCCCTAAGAGGTAATGTGTGGAAGCAAGGTAAACTACATATCCACCTCAACTGTTAGTCTCACTATTAATCTTCAGTTCAATTTCTTTAGCTGCACTATATCTGATTCCAAAGAGGATGTATTTTGAATTATCACTACACATTAGGAAACATGTTTAAAAGTATTCTAAAAGTGTGATTTTAACCAACCTATAGCATCTTGGCCTGGAAGCAATTTAGAAAGGccttttaagtgtatatttataaatcatataaTTTCACTAATTTTACAATCTCTTCAAAGGATACTTTTTTTGTAtgacaaaatttattttgtttcttttttatcatttttacatttacttacatgtgtatgcattgtttgtgccacctcccttccaccccccccacccctgcttccaggcagaacctgttccaccctcttcttctccaattttgttgaagagaaaacataagagataataagaaagacatagtgtttttgctagcttgagataaagatagctatacagagagattcttagtgttgcttccaCGCAcgatgtgtattgcaacccaacattggttcatttctaacagacctcttcactacttcctgatccccttcccatagtggtctcagCCAGTATAAAGTTACTAAATTCACTCatctacagggagcacatcaaccacattcaagtttcaggtttccttcccttttcctgtttctcccctgcgtgttctccccttagtgtgtgacccatgtccagtaatattactgcatttgtttttggtctgtaatctgcatatgagagagaacatgcaacttttggccttctgagcctggctaacttcactaaagGATACTTTGAGGTTTAGTTATAGAAGGGCAGGGGTTCTTTGCTCGttcttaaagatatttaaatCAGTCGCTATAGGCGATTTTACCTGGGGTGCTATTTTACTGAGATTTAATTATGCATCATATTTACAAATTGCCTTCaccattaaatgaaataaatacgaGGAAAAGCAAGGTTATTTCAAAATTCAGCTAAAAGCATATGCACAAGCATATGAGCTTGACTCATCTgggaactcaattcaaatttGACATCAGCCATATCATTCCTACCAAGGAATAGCAAGTATAAAGATATCTTGAGACAGTAAACTTGTTCgttaaagatggaaaaaaaaagcccaaattgtttttaaactgagttttcaaaaactaatgatGCAAATATCCCTTACTACATGTCAAAGGTGAATAGATACCTGTTTATTTGAAACCTGAATAGGTGGGGGGAAAAATTAACTATTGCACCGTACACTGTACACTGTGCTAAGCAATTACATGTGAATTTAGCTTACATCCataatgaaaaacttaaaaactgAGTCTCAAAGACAGTAGCTCAAGGTGATACAGCTAAAAGTGTCAGtgccagagttcaaggccagaattCAAACTCAGGATTATCTAATTTCAAGACCCATGTTTTTTTGATTGTGTATTcagttttatttcagattgacCTAGCTCTTCCAGTCATGCAGTTTTCAATGTGATGACCAACTTTAGCAGTGCTGAACAGCAAAACTgcacacagaacaaagataaTCACTTTCCTAAATTTGCATTGCTCTTCCTTTGGAAGTTTTCTTCCAAAATCCTAGTCTGGTAATTGTGGGGAGGACTCTGCTTCCTCTTTTAAGTGGCTACAAGAAGTGCTCAAGCTGCACAGTATATGCAAAGAGAGTTTAAAGTCATTCTGACATAGTTGTCCTAATCAACAAAAACCAAGTTCAATGTAATCAAGCTTTTGAAGACTGCATGAGAAATCAACAAATTAAAGCATAAGGTCAGACATTTATAAGGTCTCCACATCCTACCACCgttttaatttttgcatattttagcAAGCacgtttttttgtgtgtgactcacagaaataaccttttttttttaataattcaaaaGCACTGTTAACTTAAAACGTGTACCACATAGAGCCTGCAGCACTGAGAACACTGAGATAAACTTGGAAGTCTGCAattgaaaagttatttttaaatctaaaccAGGTGATAATTAACAAAGGGAAGGGGGCGATAACTGAACCAATTTGGATCTTTTTTTCCATATTGTTTGCATTAACTCCTTTCATTTCTGGTGCTAACAGTGTTGTAAAACTAAAATAAGCTAGAGCTGTTACCCCCCAAGGCCCTATACTGAGGCTTTTTACCTACATATTTCTTCAAATGTTAAGTATACTTATTGATATATAAAGATTCatcacctttaaaaaataaagtttttttcttgACTTCACATCAGTGATAGCACATGACTATTATCAAGTTGTCAAAGTGATAAATTTGTCCTGATGACACAACTGCATGCTAGTTTTAGTTATATttgtacaaaacaaaaaatgaagtattttatgATAACTGTTATCTCAAAGAGCCACCTACTACCTAGTTTGGCTTAATGCCAAAAGTTTTCTGTGTACACAGTAGGTTCTTAGTACATTGTCAAATAAACCTCAGCAGTTTTAATCTAGGATAtggtcaaaggaaaaaaatatatatatatactttataaaaGTGACTCTTTTCAAAACAGATTATTGACAGAACATGTATGAAGTATGAAGCCCATTCCTAGCAGAACTTGAAAAAAGGGGTAACAGGAATTTCCAGCAAAGCTAATACAAAAAGGCAGATATCTATTACACAGCACATAAAGAGGCTGGTTAGTGCAAGTTTTTGATGGAACAGTCAACAGGATAGGGGCTTGTTAAAAATGTCGATTGTATAAATGAATGTATGTGAATGGAATGCTGCTTTGAAGAGTCTTTAggtacaaaatattttctgaaaatttatgTAATTCTAAAAAGATATAATAGCACATTCACAGAGCTCCCCTCCATTCCAATTTTTCACTGCTTCTGCAGTTTTATTGAAACTACTAGTTAGAGAAGTGTAGTGAATCCAGATTTAAACCAGACAGGCTATTTAGCCTTTTCCATTTACAACCAAAtaaacattgatttttattttttgccatctGTCCATCTTTTAGATACATCATATACCCTTAAAGGGAAGAATTGATATCATTTTGAGGCTTTGACAAAGAATGAAGAATTCTACAGTTGTACATTAAAAGGacaaatttgtgtttattttagaaGCTATAAAAAAAGTAAGCGGCACTAGTCACAACGGATTTTGGGGGGAAAGGGATCAAAAGATGGTTCCCAACAGTCTTTAATCAAAGACTAACTACCCAGTAGTTAGACAACAAATAAGAGCGTTGTTAGCAAAAGCAAATTAGCTGTAGCTAACTGTAGCAAATAATGTTGGGGGTTACATTAATAAATACTGTGCCACTCCATGAGAACAAGCTGGCTCTAAAGATAGAGCACAATGTATGGGTTTGCAGAAGGATGCTACCTGGACCACATGTAACCCAGTGACTTGAGCAAGCAGCCAAGGCCTAGAGATGATTGGCACCAACTCTCTCCAAGGAGATGTGGCAGCATCAGGGAAAAGAGCAAGTGAGATAGAAGACAAGCAGGAAGCCACTTGCTGGACATGCTTTCTTTCAGTCATTTATATTAGTTATCCTTTCATTGCCAAAATTTGGGACAAAAGAATACATCAGAACACATGTTttactgccccctcccccacaggaTGGAATAGTAAGTGTAATACAGAAGAGTAACTACTTAAACTATTTATGTGTCAGCACAAGAGAACCAAACTCTGGAGAGACATATTCTGCATGGCCATCACaggctaaaaaataaaattaggaatttTGCTAATACTCCAAAAAATGGTGCTCAAACAATCAGAGATGGCTGCCTAAAAGAAATGCAGGGTCAGAAGGAGAAAGTTCTGCAGGGTTAAGAGGTGTCACACTTCAAAAGTATGACTTAAAACCATTGCCGACAACAGTCTCACTTGAGGCTCAGTAGTGGATTCTGCAAATGGGATATTCAGCAAATGGTTCACCACACTGTTCAGAGGACTCCAACCAGAAGGACACTGAGTGCACAAGAAAAGGTCCACATATGTAAACCTCAGAAACCAATTGAGACAAGTGGGCTCTGTTTCAGTATCTTTTAGCTCCCAGTTTATATCAAGTCCTGAAATTAGGAACAATAAGCCAAATCTAAGAAACTAAGAAACACTACACTGAATATAAGATTGCTAGTAAAAATGTgtaggataaaaaaatcaaaataaaattgtcCATAACTAtctaaaaatgatcatttttttaaattattctactCTTCAAGACTATGTTTGAAGCATTTAATAAGATAGAAGTCCAAGAAGATAAGCTAGCTTCAGCGAGAATAATTTGCATGTTGCAATGGACTGTTATAAATGCTGTTTATATTTATGGTACCAATGGTCATTGAGATCAGTGGTTTCCAAACTGTTATGGTTACAGGgattaaaagaaaaaggtttaaaaaattgaattgatATCtccaatattatttatatttatttacatattttataatttactatGATAGTAGCAAACTAGACAATGTtaagcacaaataaaaaactttaaagaataaaacaaaaatatattttagaagcaGGTCTAATATTTTCTTCCCAAACCCAAGTGCCCACCCACTAGGATGTCAAAAGCCCACTTCAAAAAACACAATTTTAGTTCATTAAATGtagagctttttattttgttacctAAAAATTTTAAGGCAGTTGTGGGAGAATAAAACCAAGACAAAGGAGGAGTTTCAGGGTTTTTTCTTACCACCAGGGGCAATTATTATCCATTCAGCAATCGCTAAGTGATaggcattttatatatacattatatctaATTCTTATAGAACTgcaaaattagaaattatttttcccattttataaaaaaatgaagttaaggTCATGTTGATTAGCCATATCTTGCACAAAAAGTGGCAGTGCCAGGGTGGGTATAACTTTATCTTTAAAACCATAAAATCAAAATGGTCACAGTTGTAGggcattatataatatataaagggCCAAGCATTGAAGCTCTttagatattttctttgtttctagctGACTCCCTCAAGTATGTGAAATAAAGTGAGAAATAAGCTGTTGTTCTTTAAATATTACTTtaggctggggagtggctcaagtggcagagtgtctgactaacaagcatgaggtcctgagttcaagcaccagtgctgaaaaaaaagtactttagattaaaaaataataacagcctCCAGATATTTCACTGACTTCTTCCTCTTAGCTCCTCTCTGGCAAATAATCCTTTTAAGTCCTGGAAATGGACTGTGGGAAAGAATTCTACAAGTAAAGTAGTCAGGCAAACTAGGCCCAAGGTACGTTCCACTAATGGAGTCATCAGAAACCTAACAACCTGTGTTTATCAAAACATACTGTAATTTTAAAAGAGGACTCGggggctggggaagtagctcagtggtaagagtgcttgtctagcatgcgaggccctggattcaattttctagcacaataaaaagaattaaaaaagaacttATTAAGGATGAGTTTTGGAGCTTGCACAGTGGCATATTGTATTCTACACTGAGGAAGAACAAGAGCAGTAGAGAGAAAACAAACCAGATTCCTTTTACAGTCTTCTCATAGGCTAATTTTGCAGTGAAGAACCCCTGACTTTCTCTCAGGACACAGAGTTTCAAGCTTTGCTCTCAAATATAGCCCAGTTCAGCTGCCTGGTCCCCAAAAGCCTCTCCATCTTTCAGAGGCAGATGTCACTGTTCATGCCAACTCCAGACCACCAGAGACCCACGGAGATGAGAGGCTGCTTGAGGCTAGTAGAGCTACTTTAAGGTAAAAAGGTTAGGAGACACACCAATTGTAAAATGGTTTTTTTGGCAGCTTAAATATCATGATTTGAAATTGCACTGCTAAGGTTTTCACCAGAAAATGTGGATCAAACTAGTGACTCAGGACGGTTTCCTTCCCTGGAGATTTTTAGAAAGATCCATGACATGCTTCTGCCAGGTTAGTTtgtacagaaacaaaaaaagcagaatgCACAAACCTCAAGGACTTTCCCAGGTGCCTATTCACATACAGACACTTTCTTCTGCTTGGGAGGCCCTCACCTCCCCTGCCCACCTGGCACTCTTCACTCTCTGAGCTAATCATAGTTTGGTCTTAGTGGTTCTTTCAAACAAGGGcttgtttttatagtttttaagtaTAAAAGCCATCATAGCTCTCTGAACAGTCTATTTGTGTCCCTCTGATGTCAGTATATCACATTGCCAGTATATAAAGGGTTCTTCCTGTCATTACTAGTCAGAGTATTCACCTAGCAAAGCACAAATGAGGTAGCTCTTACAACTTTCTCCCTTCACAAATGAGGAGCCATTGTCATTACAGGGTCCTCTGGCCCAGTGAGGAAAGCCATGCTTTCAATTGTTTATTCTCTGCTATCTCTAGCCTAGACAAAAGGTTCCTCAAGTCTTACACccactggctcacgcctgtaatcctagctacttaggaggcagaaatcaggaggataatggttagatgccaacccaggcaaatagttcatgagaccccatctcatccaatgGCCAGGCagagtggtatgcacctgtcatccagctatgtgAGGAAGCACAAGTAAGAGGATCAAAAGGGACTGGAAGATTGGcttaactgcctagcaagcatgaggacctggaACTCAACCCCCGaattctggaaaaagaaaaaaagccctcaaaaaaaaaaaccaaaaaacacaacaacaaaggaAGGATAGATTATTTAAAGTAATCCAAAGAAAACCCCACAATTCCTATCATTTCACTTGGAAAGCTTGTTCCagcaaacatttaagaaataaatttttgaggGTGGGAAAAGTAATTAGGCAATGTTATATTAACTATCACATGctcttttctccttaaaaaaaatgtaatttggggttggagaagtggctcaagtgacagagcacctgcctagcaagcaggaggccctgaattcaaacccaagtaccaccaaaacataagtaaattttaaaaaatttaaaacttaatttaCCATGTTAATGAATATCTTTTTGAACTATTAGTGAATAACCTCATATGGTCTACCACTAAACAGTACGTCAATCCTATAGATACCCTAATCTCTTAcaattttttccttataattgCATTAAAATCTTACTAGATGAGCATAATACTACATGTGAAACATTAGGAAAAATATTGTTCAAATgtataaatattagaaaataaaatataaaaatataaaaatctaccAACCAATATAGGTTCTAAATTTAACATTTCAAAAGATAATCTATATTAGGAAACTTCTCAAGCAAAACACTTTCCATATAGTTTAATTTCTTCTACAAATTGTATcaagaatgcattttttttttggtggtattatgGGTTGAACtaaagggccttgtgcttattaggcaggcataGCTACCAGTTGAGCCTCTCCACTAGTCCAAGATTACACATTTTTTGATGTGGGTCTCACCTTAAATAATTCACTAACCTCTCTTTGTCATCTGCACCTCACCCTGCACCAGGACAAAGGGAATATCAGTACAAGAGAACAAATATCCATAAAATGCCTGTTAATTAATTTATTCCCTCACAGCTCTTTTCTCCCCACTAGTCAGCTCTAAAGTAGATCAGTTCAGTTTAGCAGACAACCAGGATACAGGTAGAGATAACAACTGAACATGCCAGCATGTCCTGAGCCATCTCAGCATCAATTATTAAGATTTTGccttcttcatattttttgtctCCTCAGACTTCCCTATGAAAGCACTTTTtagtaaaaatatatgtatatattttgacatttcaaCTTTTGTGTACGTCAGCAATGTAAGAGAAAACATCCAATAAGCTGGCTAGGCTACTGAGGAAAAATTATTCAGATTTCAGCCCCACAGGAGTTAAGCTTTCCTCTCTTAAACTGCTATTGGTCCTACAAAACACTCACTTGGCACACATCTTATGCAATCTTACCCACCTCTCCCAGTTGTAGGGTGAAGGTGAAGACTGTCTTAAATCCTTCTGTCTTCATAATGCTTGCATGTAGCACCATTTTCCTGCACTCTTGTATTAAAAGATAGGGTCCAAAATTGTCTCCTACTCAAATTGTTCAGACCACTTTTCTGTGCACACTGTCACCCATTATTACAGGAGGTATAGGAATGTGATGGGCCAAATTTCATCTCCTGGATCTTGCTGATCAATTTTGTAATGGATGCCTAATAGCTGGGTTAAGAAAGATAGTGAGGCTACTTTTGGACTCTAAGAAAGACTGTCAGATAGTTTAGTTAGACGTCTGCCACATGTGCAGGTGGGCAGTCTGGTGGCATACACGCTCGGTATCTGCCATGCCAGCTCCAACCACTTAGCTAAAATCTGGATTTTATTAAGTTCAAAACTTCTTACTGCATAGGTTCCTTTCCCTGCCTGAAGCATTAGGCCAAAGGTGGAGGATTCAGTCTTCCAAGTATATATTTCCATCCTTTTACACAAGAGTTTGGTTAAAAATACTCTTCCTGGTGAATAAGGCTGAAGGTCAATATATATCATCGATCCAGCATTCCCTCCTCTTTCCACTGCACATGGTAAGAATCCTTTCTCTAGAGTATTAAGGAAGAGCTTTGAAAGTGCTGCTAGCTTTTCCACAATAGCAAAAGCATCAAAGCTCTTCTTCCCAGAAGCTGGGCTCACTTAAGGATTCCATTGACTGTGCAGTAGACACTAAGCTCCCTTTTCTTCATTGTGTGCTCTCCTATAGATCAAACACAACCCCCAATATTCAGATTTGGTTTCAGACTTCCTCTCTGAAACCATTTAAGGACACCTTGCACAAAGTCATTGTACAATGGCTCTCATGCTAGCAGTGTTCTAGGGGCTCAGCAAactgaaaataagaaatcaaaaccattcttcttttgtttccattcttctcagacagaaaaaaatactgaacttttttttggtgTAAAGTATCAAAGAAGTCCATTTCAGAATTCTTATCTAAAGAAGGACATGACAAGGAGAATGCGTCATTAAGTGGCAACAGCCTCCACTTCTAGCTTTGTAATCACATTTATTGTATTTCCAAGGCAATCTTCCTCATCAACTTCCATTTCCCTAATCAAATTATATTGTTTAAAAGGGCAATTTTACTTAATATTTGCTGTACTCTGCATTACAATGATGCTCACCcttgctccctctccccccaactctTCAAAGCATTTCTTCCGTTTACAAACTGCAATAGTTTCTCCACCAACTTTCTCTGACTGAGAACAAACCACGTAGGCTAGGGCCACTTAAAAGTGTCCTCACAAAAAGTTCAACCCTTACAATAGAATAAAAGCCTTTCAGAGACAAAAGTAAGCTAGaatgagaaaagtaaaaataggcTGCTTTCATcaagattttaagaaatattccTTCCTTAGGAAAAGGCCCTTGAATGTTAACTCAGACTCATCTAAAAGCTTCCCAAGCCCCAAATATTGAAATCATTCAAGTAAAtctcaggaaaggaaaaaagacacagTGCATTACAGGGCATTAGGAGAACTGAACAGGGCTCAATGGACCTAAGCAGTCATAGCCCAGCTAAGCTGCATTCCAGGACTGGGGGTTTAAATGTGTTCACAAGTTCAGTCTTCTCTTCCCTGACGCTAACTAGAGGAGTTTGCATCCAGAGGTGCAAGATGCATCTACAAGTCCAAAATGCAGTCAGAATAAGTCAACAGAGCACAAGAAGCTCAAACTCAAGGCAGACAAGGACTGAGACTCTAAGGCTACTTTATGTACCATCTGAGTTTGTAATATATGGCACTTTTGAATGAGGAGATTAAAGTTATAGGTTGCCGCACTATATGAGGGCCACAAATACTGTAAGATAACATCAGATATATCCTGGCTAAAAGTATGGCATTTAGTATGGAATATTAaactgaatataaaaaaaaaagttcaaacaaAGTATGTTAGCAGGGAtgctttctagaaaaaaaaaatccatcctatTCCCACCATTTCTTTGGAATGCAGAGAAAGTAAGACTGAACTGCAAGCACATCTGGGAAATTACTGACCCAGAGTTCTTaaactttctctcttgaaaaccAGTTTTAAAATGATCTTTACTTATCAGAAAGTAGCACATATGCCCTATCTCAAACTTTTAACTCTTTCTTTTTGCCACTGAGCTTCATCTGTCTGtaggtagaaaaacaaaacaaaaaccaaaaagctacatatttttatttagctCAAGAAATTTAGGCACCAGATCTTTCAGATTAATAGTTGTGCTTCCTAATAGACCAAACACCTATCATTCCTTTCCTTGAAACACCAAATAAGCATCAAAAGTACACATTTGTATTATAAAAACAGGGTCTCAGAATAAGTTCTTGGATGGAACTCTTACCCAGTAGCTAGCCCATTGACGGTGAATCTAATTTAAAGCACCACATAACAATGTGTGTTTACATCACCCTTTTATTTCATAATTAGAAATAATACAGTTCCACAGGGTAAATCATCAATAAATAGCGGTGTTTAATCATTAAACGTAAAAATCCCAACTCTTTGGCATCTGACAGGATTCTATTTCTTGTCAAACTAATGACTGTATAGATATAGTTAATCTTAGTGATCATTCATCAATACAATATATTACAAAGGtgcaatttactttaaaatatacaattgcTGAAAATTTCCAGCCCACCAAGAAATCTGCTCAACTCAGTAAGACACTGGACAACCTCCCAAGGCTCTTTCACATGATTTGCCTTTGTGAAAGTATAATAAACATTGATTTAGAGTTCCTAggattttctaatatttattctGCTCTAAATAATTTGCCATTCACTCtggctaaaggaaaaaaaatcacaattataCCAGGAATGACCGactcattaattaaaataaaaggtgTTCTTATTTTATAAGCAAGATTGCTAACCCTAAGAAACTCAcagcccccaaaagaaaaaataaattacgCAGTGTATGTTGCCAGAAATGCCAAATCAGTAATAAATTGCACCTTCAAGattaagaaaaaggagaaaagaaatagaaatgtttaCAAAGGTAAGTTACatacattttcttccaaaatacATTCCAGAATAGCTGAGCTGTAACTGTTACTAAACCAGGGCATTATTTCTTTAGCAACAAATTAAACCAGTGCAATTGACATAAATTGTTAAGTAATCCAGGATTAACCCATTAAAACTGTAGAAGCACTTTAGTCTCTTACACTAATCCTAGAAACTACAATTTCAATGAGTCCTGTGCTGCACAGAACTGAAACTGGAATGACCCAATGCCATGCTGAATGGTATTACTTCATACTTAGTTTAAGCATTCAATAGTAGAAATCATGAGATCCTCTATTTAAGTTCCActcatttacataaaattcagATGCAAACAGTATTATGCCTATAACTCACAATTAAAAGATTCCTCTCCATTTTAAAGTTCCAGatgaattttaaattagaaaataagcaCTAAGGAAACTTTTCAACTTATGAAAACTTCATATTGGAAACTTTCTGGAAAAGCATCCCCACCCCCCattgtaaaataaatactttgtatCCCAAATTTATTAAGACACACTTTAATAAtgctataaagaaatattttacagCCATAGAGATCAATAACTTTCCATgcggaaataaaaaaattcattgctCAATAACATTATTGAGGCAAGTGAAGAAAGATTATTCTCTTAATCTGAagtgttaatttttttcagtgcaaaaccagttataaaatatttaaactcaatatttaaaaataaaaagtggtcCAATTCAGCAATTTTCAAGTTCTAAATCTCATAAAACAAATCATTACATACATTTTATAGTAAAATACAGAGATTCAAGAAGTACTTgagtacttaatttttaaatttccaatgaATCATACCAAGTCAGCAACAACCAAGCAGATAACATTCCCCACGTGAATGTTAGAATCATAGAGATGAAATTACTGTACCAAATCCTTCCTCCTAGCTAAAAAGCTATACAaaccttctgttttctttgcagatGCGTGCTCTAGAATGAtattccccccgcccccaccctaaGTACCTGTGATTTCATTCCTGTTTTCAAAATTTGATCCAAACAATTTTTATGTTCCAGGAACACTTAGCTGATGTAACCATCTATAATGTGAAGAGTCATGTACAGAGCACAGCAGATTTTCTCTAGCCAGGAACAGGCTGACCTAAAGTGGCTCAAATTCTGTGCAAGTCATTCATGTGTTATTCCTAGCGAACACTCGGTCCCCTCGGAGTGTTAGGTGTTGAAGTTGGTACTGTAGCACTTCTGTGTCAGCTGGCTCCTTGATGTTCATTTTGTCTAGATTGAGGTAGTCCAGAGATTTGGAGTGAGCCCTCTTACCTTTAAGAAGACAAAGAGGCAGGGGCCCATGGAGGGCCTTATACGGTTCATAAGGTAAGGATTTGGTGCACTTGTCTCCTGAGCTGGGCATCCGCCTTCGCCTCCTGCCATTGACAGCTGGGATCTCATATGGCTGATAGTACCTGCTTCTGGTCTTACACAAACGAGAGGAGCGCGCAAGTCCTGCATCCAGTTGTTTGGAGCGCAAAGGAGGCATGACTTCGTTCTTGCTCTCTTCTCCACTGGTGCACTTCTGGGCTAACTTCAGGAGTTCCTCACCCGTTGTAAAGCCCACCAAATAGTTAGAATCCATGTGGAGGATCTGATAGCCTGACACAGTCCGACGCATGGGTGAGCAGGGTGTGCTAGAGCAGCGGGGCTTCTCTGCCTCTGTTTTTCCTGGGGAGCTCCCCTCAGCCACAGGCAAGGGCAGGGTGGTCAGGGCACTTCTAGACTCTCCATTTATATCTACTTCCATTTTAAGCACCAGTCTGCACACTCCTAAAAGTAAACAGATTCAGATTAGAAAATGATGCACAAAACCTCGGAGCAATCCAGATTCTTTTAGAAGTCAGGGAGCATGAAGAAACACTTGCCTGGAAGACAGCCAACAGATATCCAACCGATAGATTTTTATCTATGTCTACTAAACATTTCAGAGCGGGCATGAGATGACCACTAACCATTCTGCCTTCCAGAACTCAACAGCAGGTTAAGTAAAAGTCTAAATACTACAAAAAGATACAGATGGAGAAGCATAAAGC contains:
- the Macir gene encoding macrophage immunometabolism regulator produces the protein MEVDINGESRSALTTLPLPVAEGSSPGKTEAEKPRCSSTPCSPMRRTVSGYQILHMDSNYLVGFTTGEELLKLAQKCTSGEESKNEVMPPLRSKQLDAGLARSSRLCKTRSRYYQPYEIPAVNGRRRRRMPSSGDKCTKSLPYEPYKALHGPLPLCLLKGKRAHSKSLDYLNLDKMNIKEPADTEVLQYQLQHLTLRGDRVFARNNT